From the genome of Amycolatopsis sp. NBC_01488, one region includes:
- a CDS encoding GAF domain-containing protein, with amino-acid sequence MNNRLDWESGTAPPDLASALVSITSRLVGSPDNATVLRLVTEVGTGLLGATATGVMLTGAGGALEVVAASDEPARFVELLQTSIDQGPCVDCIAAVELITAADLAAERDRWPDFVPAALEAGYRSVVAVPLRLDGAAVGGFNLLYDTATTLPRWQLDLAQVVSDLAVLALVQERGDRRADRLLEATVTALNDRVQLDHAVGLVAGTLAITPAEARAPVIGHATRHHLVLREVTRAITDGTLAPADLTA; translated from the coding sequence ATGAACAACCGCCTTGACTGGGAGTCCGGCACGGCCCCACCCGACCTGGCCAGTGCGCTGGTCTCGATCACTTCGCGCCTGGTGGGCAGTCCGGACAACGCGACGGTGCTGCGCCTGGTCACCGAGGTCGGCACCGGGTTGCTCGGGGCGACCGCGACCGGCGTGATGCTGACTGGTGCCGGTGGGGCTCTGGAGGTGGTGGCGGCCTCGGACGAGCCGGCCCGGTTCGTGGAGTTGCTGCAGACCTCCATCGACCAGGGGCCGTGCGTGGACTGCATCGCGGCGGTCGAGCTGATCACCGCGGCCGACCTGGCGGCCGAGCGGGACCGGTGGCCCGATTTCGTGCCGGCCGCACTGGAGGCGGGGTACCGCTCGGTGGTCGCGGTCCCGCTGCGGCTGGACGGAGCCGCTGTCGGCGGGTTCAACCTGCTCTACGACACCGCGACGACCCTGCCGCGGTGGCAGCTCGACCTGGCGCAGGTGGTGTCGGACCTGGCGGTGCTCGCCCTGGTCCAGGAGCGCGGCGACCGCCGCGCGGACCGGCTGCTCGAGGCCACCGTCACCGCCCTCAACGACCGGGTCCAGCTCGACCACGCCGTCGGCCTGGTCGCCGGCACCCTCGCCATCACGCCCGCGGAAGCCCGCGCGCCGGTGATCGGCCACGCCACCAGGCACCACCTCGTGCTGCGGGAAGTCACCCGCGCGATCACCGACGGCACCCTCGCCCCGGCCGACCTGACCGCCTGA
- a CDS encoding ANTAR domain-containing protein, whose amino-acid sequence MLVPDLGADLAPAWPVFAVEAATQPVEALFTFPVLMEAMPVATLDTHRGTPGPLSTGDLVIVRQLAGIDALALSGLAANSGRWLDGPGATMSGAGMRYRQVSQATGMVMAVLHLSPTAARARIRAYAFACGRSLLDVAADIVTRQLHPAEVADPEP is encoded by the coding sequence GTGCTCGTGCCCGACCTCGGCGCCGACCTCGCACCGGCCTGGCCGGTCTTCGCCGTCGAGGCGGCAACCCAGCCAGTGGAAGCGTTGTTCACCTTCCCGGTACTGATGGAAGCGATGCCCGTCGCGACCCTCGACACCCATCGCGGGACCCCTGGTCCGCTGAGCACCGGTGATCTGGTCATCGTCCGCCAGCTGGCAGGCATCGACGCGCTCGCGTTGTCCGGTCTGGCAGCGAACTCCGGCCGCTGGCTCGACGGACCCGGTGCCACGATGTCCGGGGCCGGCATGCGGTACCGGCAGGTGTCCCAGGCCACTGGCATGGTGATGGCCGTGCTCCACCTGTCGCCCACGGCGGCCCGGGCCCGGATCCGGGCCTATGCGTTCGCCTGCGGCCGGTCACTGCTCGACGTCGCCGCCGACATCGTGACCAGGCAGCTCCACCCGGCCGAGGTCGCCGACCCGGAGCCATGA